The genomic segment AAACGATTTGGCGAGCAACGGGCCGCACAGCCCCATCGAGACGTAGAGGACGGACGTCCCGGCGAACACTGCCGGCAGGCTCATGCCGAGATCGGCGGCGAGATCGCGCCCGACGATGGCGGGAAGCCCGATCGTGCCCCATCCGACCAGCTGCGTGATCGCAAGCACCAGCAGGACCCCGATGAGCCTGCCGTCAGATTTCAAGAACTGCATTCCAAACGTCGCCTGCCCGGCAGGCGCCGAGTACGCCTGTAGCACCTGTCTACTCGGAGACTCGGCGCACCGGAACGCCGGCCGCCGAATGGCAGGCGGCAGCCGGAAGCATGTCAGGCGAGGAAGTCGCCCTACCCTGCGATGGCGAGCAGCGATCGCGCTTCGGTCGCGGTCGCAACGCGCCGGCCATGGCGCGCGACCGCCTCGCAGGCCAAGGTCACGAGCTCGGCGTTGCTGGCAGCAAGGCGGGTCTTGTCGATGCGGATATTGTCCTCGAGCCCGGTGCGGACCGCGTCCGCGCCGCGGGCGAGCGCCCAGCCCATGACCTCCGCCTGGTGGCGGCCGATTCCGGCCGCGGTCCAGGTCGCCTTCGGGATCAGCCGCCTGAGCTCGCCCAGGAGAATGTCGAGCACATGCTCGTCCGCCGGCATCGCGTTCTTGACGCCCATGACGAACTGCACGTGCGGACGCGCGTCGATGAGGCCCGCCTCGATCAGGCGGCGGGCGCCATGCAGATGCGACAGATCGAAAATCTCGATTTCCGGCCGGATGCCGTTCGCCTTCATGCCGGTGGCGAGCGTCTCGACCAGCGCGGCGCTGTTCTCGTAGACGATGGTCGGAAAGTTCACCGATCCCGTCGACAGCGAGGCCATGTCGGGCTTGAGGTAGAGCGCCGATCCGCGCGCCGAGGGATCGCGGCCCCGCCCGCCGGTCGAGAACTGGACGATCATTCCGGGACAATGCTTCTTGATCCCCTCCTGCACCTGAGCAAAACGCTCGGGGTCGGAGGACGGCGTCTCGTCATCGTTGCGGACGTGGATATGGGCGAGCGTGGCGCCCGCCTCGAAGGCCTGATGCGTCGATTCGATCTGCTCGGAGGGCAGGATCGGCACGGCCGGATTGTCCTTCTTGCGCGGAACGGAGCCGGTGATGGCGACGGCAATGACAGCGGGGTTCATCCAGCGACCTCATGATCTTCGCGCTCGCGCGCACAACGTTCGGCTCGTCTTGCTACGCGTGAAACCCTGCCGCCGCAACATTGGTCAATCGCGGCGACAGGGCCTTTGTTCGTCCGTCAGGTCGGAAGTGCGGTCGCCCGGCTTGCTGCCGCCGCACGCTGCCGCTCATAATCGGCCCGGGCCATCGGAACGGCCTCGGGATTGCCGAGATCGTCGATCTTGACCCGATAGGTTTCGCGGGCCGTGACAGCCGCCAGCGCCGCGATGACCGTGATGCCAAAGGCGATCGCCCCGACAGTCAATGGGATGTTGGCCGAGCCGGGAGGCGCCACTGTCGCGAACAACGCAGGGAGCAATGCGGTGATCGTGGTGCCGATGTTCTGCGAGATCGCCATCGCCGACACCCTTGTGCGGGTCGGAAACAGCTCCGGATAGAAGCTCGGGAAGATCGCGTTGTAGCCCTGATAGACCACGCCCCACATCAGCAGCGACAGCAGGATGGCGAGCGGCACGTTGCGGATGCTGATGGCATAGAGATAGCCGAAGGCGAGCAGGCCGGAGAGCAGCGCGCCCACGATGATCGGAGGCTTGCGGCCGACCTTATCGGAGAGATGGCCGACGAAGGGGATGACGAACACGGCCAGCATGTTGCCGAGCACCGGGATCCAGAGATAGACGTCCTTCGCAAAGCCGATGCCATAGGCCGGCTGCACCGCATAGGCCGCGCCGAAGATGGTCGCGACGACCGGAATCACGTTCATCAGCGCCATGCAGATAACCCGGAGCATGTCGGGCCAGCTCAAGCGGATGGCCTGGACGATCGGGGCCCGCGGCGTTTCTCCGCGCTTCTCCTCTCGGGCAAAGGCCGGCGTTTCGTCGACTTCGCGGCGGATAATGTAGCCGGCGACGATGACGAAGAAGCTGAGCAGGAACGGGATCCGCCAGCCCCAGCTGTTGAAGGCCTCGGTCGGCATGTAGGCCGCCAGCGGCAGGAAGACGGCTGCCGCGAGAATTTGTCCGGCCTGCACGCCCTGAAGGGCGAAGCTCGCATAGAAGCCGCGCCGGCCGAACGGCGCATGCTCCAGGATCATCGAGCTCGCGCCGGAGATTTCGCCGGCCACGGCAAATCCCTGCACGAGGCGCAACATCACGAGCAGGATCGGCGCCAGGATGCCGGCTTGCTGATAGGTCGGCAGCAACCCGACGGCCATGGTCGAAACGCCCATCAGGAACATGCAGACGATAAGCACGGTCTTGCGGCCATGCGTGTCGCCCCAATGACCGAGCACGAACGCCCCGATCGGCCGCGCGACGTAGCCGACGCCATAGGTCGCCAGCGATGCGACGATCGCGACGGTGGGATTGTCGGATGGGAAGAAGATCTGCGGGAAGATCAGCGACGCCGCCGTCGCGTAGATGAAGAAGTCGTAATATTCGAGAGCCGAGCCGATCCAGCCGCTTGCAGCAGCCTTTCTGGACTGACTCATGACATGGATCGCACGCGTGGTAGCCATCAGAGAATGTCCTCCCGATCTGTTTTGTTTGTTGACGTCCCGTTGGCGGGCTTCGTTGGAAAATTCGGCAGCAATCCCCACGCGCTCTGCGGAGCTCCGCGAGCGCTTGGCACTGCCGATCGGTGTCTTGAGTGAGGAGGAGCATAGGCTTTTGCCTGAATAACACAATTACCCAGTTATGCGATAAACCTAACATGATGTTATGGCGGGCGAACGCCCGGGCAGCGGCTATGCCCGGAAGCCGGCGGCAGTACGCGCGATGACCGCGAAGCCGACCGCCTCGATTTCAAATGCCTATACGGAAATGATGGAGGATTGCCGCGCGGCGCGTGCGATTGATCGTTTGATCAGTTAGCTGCGCAGAGCCGCGTCAAGCCGTGTGGCCGGGATCGACGTGCTTCGGCATCTTCTTCTCGCGCTGCGGCGTCATCTTGGCCGGATCGGGCGCGCCCGGCACGCCGCGCGGGCCGAGCTGTTCGCGCTGGATGTCGTCTTCGGAGCGGGATGGCTCGACGCCGTTGGGCTCACGGGGCTTGGTCATCGCGTCGTCCTTCTCAAGCGTTGTCCCGGACGCCGAGCGCGTTGCCTCCCGCCTCGCGGCCGGGCACGCTGACATGCACTTCGTGGCCCTCACGGAGGGCCAGGGAGGCCGCGGCGACCGCGGACTCGAAGGCGGCTTCCTTGGTGGCGTACCGGCTCTTGACGTCGCCGTCATGCAGCACGCCCCATTCGTCCTGCACCGGCACGATGGCGTATTGAGCGAGACCCATTGTCCAACTCCTGGCTTTGCGTTCAAAACATCGTCTGACCTTCAACGCAGGACCGGGCTTAACGTTGCGTCAGCTGCGGATGGGTCGCGCTTACCCGCCAGACCGTGTTGCCGCCGTCGTCCGCGACCAAAAGCGCGCCTGATTTGTCGATGGCGACACCGACCGGGCGGCCGCGCGCCTGGTTGTCGCTGTTGAGGAACCCCGTGACGACGTCCTGCGCCGGTCCGCTCGGCTTGCCGTCCGTGAACGGCACGAACACGACCTTGTAGCCGTTGAGCACCTGCCTGTTCCAACTGCCGTGCTCGCCGACGAAGGCGCCGCCGCGATAGGCGGCCGACAGGCTGGTGCCGGTGTTGAAGGCGAGCCCGAGCGGGGCGACATGCGAGCTCAGCGCGTCGTCCGGCACGATCGCCTTGGCGACGA from the Bradyrhizobium sp. WBAH42 genome contains:
- a CDS encoding MFS transporter; this encodes MATTRAIHVMSQSRKAAASGWIGSALEYYDFFIYATAASLIFPQIFFPSDNPTVAIVASLATYGVGYVARPIGAFVLGHWGDTHGRKTVLIVCMFLMGVSTMAVGLLPTYQQAGILAPILLVMLRLVQGFAVAGEISGASSMILEHAPFGRRGFYASFALQGVQAGQILAAAVFLPLAAYMPTEAFNSWGWRIPFLLSFFVIVAGYIIRREVDETPAFAREEKRGETPRAPIVQAIRLSWPDMLRVICMALMNVIPVVATIFGAAYAVQPAYGIGFAKDVYLWIPVLGNMLAVFVIPFVGHLSDKVGRKPPIIVGALLSGLLAFGYLYAISIRNVPLAILLSLLMWGVVYQGYNAIFPSFYPELFPTRTRVSAMAISQNIGTTITALLPALFATVAPPGSANIPLTVGAIAFGITVIAALAAVTARETYRVKIDDLGNPEAVPMARADYERQRAAAASRATALPT
- a CDS encoding 3-keto-5-aminohexanoate cleavage protein, whose amino-acid sequence is MNPAVIAVAITGSVPRKKDNPAVPILPSEQIESTHQAFEAGATLAHIHVRNDDETPSSDPERFAQVQEGIKKHCPGMIVQFSTGGRGRDPSARGSALYLKPDMASLSTGSVNFPTIVYENSAALVETLATGMKANGIRPEIEIFDLSHLHGARRLIEAGLIDARPHVQFVMGVKNAMPADEHVLDILLGELRRLIPKATWTAAGIGRHQAEVMGWALARGADAVRTGLEDNIRIDKTRLAASNAELVTLACEAVARHGRRVATATEARSLLAIAG